A single region of the Neodiprion pinetum isolate iyNeoPine1 chromosome 5, iyNeoPine1.2, whole genome shotgun sequence genome encodes:
- the SCCRO4 gene encoding DCN1-like protein 4 isoform X2: protein MSETPWEQSQQGSHTELGEGSGGRKPNEGGQDQGQLLGAGGMPRSKRRAPSSTNHHHHHHSTSEMAPSAHEEGMARHPTKRLRHTANARRYTKSEDVSSASSFSQKRCISWFREYTMPDDPDMLGPEGMEKFCEDIGVEPENVVMLVLAYKMNARQMGFFTLSEWMKGLSELQCDSIAKVQQKLEHLRNLLSEAQTFKGIYRYAYDFARDKDQRSMDMETAKVMLQLLLGKHWPLFAQFAQFLEQSKYKVINKDQWCNILEFSRTISHDLTNYDLDGAWPVMLDEFVEWLKIQRGEGVTSLESRGS, encoded by the exons ATGTCTGAG acaccCTGGGAGCAATCTCAACAAGGGTCTCACACCGAGCTAGGGGAAGGAAGCGGAGGCAGAAAGCCCAACGAGGGGGGACAAGACCAAGGCCAGTTACTGGGGGCCGGAGGGATGCCTCGCAGTAAGCGGAGAGCGCCCTCCAGCACAaatcatcaccatcatcacCATTCAACATCAGAAATGGCGCCGAGTGCACACGAAGAAGGAATGGCAAGGCATCCTACAAAAAGGCTCAGGCACACTGCGAA TGCTAGGCGGTACACAAAGTCAGAAGATGTGTCCAGCGCCtcatcattttcacaaaaaagaTGCATTTCGTGGTTCAGGGAGTACACGATGCCAGATGATCCAGATATGCTAGGTCCAGAAgggatggaaaaattttgtgaagaTATTGGTGTCGAGCCCGAGAATGTGGTGATGCTTGTATTAGCCTACAAAATGAATGCTAGACAGATGGGCTTTTTTACGCTTAGCGAATGGATGAAAGGTCTTTCGGAGTTACAATGCGACTCAATAGCAAAAGTACAACAAAAGCTAGAACACCTAAGAAACTTGCTTAGTGAGGCGCAAACATTTAAGGGGATTTACAGATACGCTTATGACTTTGCTAGG GATAAAGATCAACGTAGTATGGATATGGAAACTGCGAAAGTAATGCTTCAGCTTCTGCTTGGAAAGCATTGGCCGCTTTTTGCTCAATTTGCTCAGTTTTTAGAACAGTCAAAGTACAAAGTTATCAACAAAGATCAGTGGTGCaacattttggaattttcacGCACCATCAGTCATGATCTTACAAATTACGATTTAGATGGAGCAT GGCCAGTAATGCTTGACGAGTTTGTCGAGTggttgaaaattcaacgagGTGAAGGTGTGACTTCCCTAGAATCGCGAGGTAGCTGA
- the SCCRO4 gene encoding DCN1-like protein 4 isoform X6: MDVESARRYTKSEDVSSASSFSQKRCISWFREYTMPDDPDMLGPEGMEKFCEDIGVEPENVVMLVLAYKMNARQMGFFTLSEWMKGLSELQCDSIAKVQQKLEHLRNLLSEAQTFKGIYRYAYDFARDKDQRSMDMETAKVMLQLLLGKHWPLFAQFAQFLEQSKYKVINKDQWCNILEFSRTISHDLTNYDLDGAWPVMLDEFVEWLKIQRGEGVTSLESRGS; encoded by the exons ATGGATGTCGAGAG TGCTAGGCGGTACACAAAGTCAGAAGATGTGTCCAGCGCCtcatcattttcacaaaaaagaTGCATTTCGTGGTTCAGGGAGTACACGATGCCAGATGATCCAGATATGCTAGGTCCAGAAgggatggaaaaattttgtgaagaTATTGGTGTCGAGCCCGAGAATGTGGTGATGCTTGTATTAGCCTACAAAATGAATGCTAGACAGATGGGCTTTTTTACGCTTAGCGAATGGATGAAAGGTCTTTCGGAGTTACAATGCGACTCAATAGCAAAAGTACAACAAAAGCTAGAACACCTAAGAAACTTGCTTAGTGAGGCGCAAACATTTAAGGGGATTTACAGATACGCTTATGACTTTGCTAGG GATAAAGATCAACGTAGTATGGATATGGAAACTGCGAAAGTAATGCTTCAGCTTCTGCTTGGAAAGCATTGGCCGCTTTTTGCTCAATTTGCTCAGTTTTTAGAACAGTCAAAGTACAAAGTTATCAACAAAGATCAGTGGTGCaacattttggaattttcacGCACCATCAGTCATGATCTTACAAATTACGATTTAGATGGAGCAT GGCCAGTAATGCTTGACGAGTTTGTCGAGTggttgaaaattcaacgagGTGAAGGTGTGACTTCCCTAGAATCGCGAGGTAGCTGA
- the SCCRO4 gene encoding DCN1-like protein 4 isoform X5 — translation MKKMKALIARRYTKSEDVSSASSFSQKRCISWFREYTMPDDPDMLGPEGMEKFCEDIGVEPENVVMLVLAYKMNARQMGFFTLSEWMKGLSELQCDSIAKVQQKLEHLRNLLSEAQTFKGIYRYAYDFARDKDQRSMDMETAKVMLQLLLGKHWPLFAQFAQFLEQSKYKVINKDQWCNILEFSRTISHDLTNYDLDGAWPVMLDEFVEWLKIQRGEGVTSLESRGS, via the exons atgaaaaaaatgaaagcacTGAT TGCTAGGCGGTACACAAAGTCAGAAGATGTGTCCAGCGCCtcatcattttcacaaaaaagaTGCATTTCGTGGTTCAGGGAGTACACGATGCCAGATGATCCAGATATGCTAGGTCCAGAAgggatggaaaaattttgtgaagaTATTGGTGTCGAGCCCGAGAATGTGGTGATGCTTGTATTAGCCTACAAAATGAATGCTAGACAGATGGGCTTTTTTACGCTTAGCGAATGGATGAAAGGTCTTTCGGAGTTACAATGCGACTCAATAGCAAAAGTACAACAAAAGCTAGAACACCTAAGAAACTTGCTTAGTGAGGCGCAAACATTTAAGGGGATTTACAGATACGCTTATGACTTTGCTAGG GATAAAGATCAACGTAGTATGGATATGGAAACTGCGAAAGTAATGCTTCAGCTTCTGCTTGGAAAGCATTGGCCGCTTTTTGCTCAATTTGCTCAGTTTTTAGAACAGTCAAAGTACAAAGTTATCAACAAAGATCAGTGGTGCaacattttggaattttcacGCACCATCAGTCATGATCTTACAAATTACGATTTAGATGGAGCAT GGCCAGTAATGCTTGACGAGTTTGTCGAGTggttgaaaattcaacgagGTGAAGGTGTGACTTCCCTAGAATCGCGAGGTAGCTGA
- the SCCRO4 gene encoding DCN1-like protein 4 isoform X4 — MRQLLQVISARRYTKSEDVSSASSFSQKRCISWFREYTMPDDPDMLGPEGMEKFCEDIGVEPENVVMLVLAYKMNARQMGFFTLSEWMKGLSELQCDSIAKVQQKLEHLRNLLSEAQTFKGIYRYAYDFARDKDQRSMDMETAKVMLQLLLGKHWPLFAQFAQFLEQSKYKVINKDQWCNILEFSRTISHDLTNYDLDGAWPVMLDEFVEWLKIQRGEGVTSLESRGS, encoded by the exons ATGAGACAATTACTGCAAGTCATCAG TGCTAGGCGGTACACAAAGTCAGAAGATGTGTCCAGCGCCtcatcattttcacaaaaaagaTGCATTTCGTGGTTCAGGGAGTACACGATGCCAGATGATCCAGATATGCTAGGTCCAGAAgggatggaaaaattttgtgaagaTATTGGTGTCGAGCCCGAGAATGTGGTGATGCTTGTATTAGCCTACAAAATGAATGCTAGACAGATGGGCTTTTTTACGCTTAGCGAATGGATGAAAGGTCTTTCGGAGTTACAATGCGACTCAATAGCAAAAGTACAACAAAAGCTAGAACACCTAAGAAACTTGCTTAGTGAGGCGCAAACATTTAAGGGGATTTACAGATACGCTTATGACTTTGCTAGG GATAAAGATCAACGTAGTATGGATATGGAAACTGCGAAAGTAATGCTTCAGCTTCTGCTTGGAAAGCATTGGCCGCTTTTTGCTCAATTTGCTCAGTTTTTAGAACAGTCAAAGTACAAAGTTATCAACAAAGATCAGTGGTGCaacattttggaattttcacGCACCATCAGTCATGATCTTACAAATTACGATTTAGATGGAGCAT GGCCAGTAATGCTTGACGAGTTTGTCGAGTggttgaaaattcaacgagGTGAAGGTGTGACTTCCCTAGAATCGCGAGGTAGCTGA
- the SCCRO4 gene encoding DCN1-like protein 4 isoform X1 codes for MNLTSIFSNNIAEVREPEEDSSSTTSSYYETNYITDQLSSFSLSSDTRPLDNYQTPWEQSQQGSHTELGEGSGGRKPNEGGQDQGQLLGAGGMPRSKRRAPSSTNHHHHHHSTSEMAPSAHEEGMARHPTKRLRHTANARRYTKSEDVSSASSFSQKRCISWFREYTMPDDPDMLGPEGMEKFCEDIGVEPENVVMLVLAYKMNARQMGFFTLSEWMKGLSELQCDSIAKVQQKLEHLRNLLSEAQTFKGIYRYAYDFARDKDQRSMDMETAKVMLQLLLGKHWPLFAQFAQFLEQSKYKVINKDQWCNILEFSRTISHDLTNYDLDGAWPVMLDEFVEWLKIQRGEGVTSLESRGS; via the exons ATGAATCTAACCTCAATATTCTCAAACAATATCGCGGAGGTAAGAGAGCCAGAAGAGGATAGCAGCAGCACTACCAGCAGCTACTACGAAACCAACTACATTACAGATCAGCTGAGCTCTTTTAGTCTATCCAGCGACACGCGGCCCCTCGATAATTATCAG acaccCTGGGAGCAATCTCAACAAGGGTCTCACACCGAGCTAGGGGAAGGAAGCGGAGGCAGAAAGCCCAACGAGGGGGGACAAGACCAAGGCCAGTTACTGGGGGCCGGAGGGATGCCTCGCAGTAAGCGGAGAGCGCCCTCCAGCACAaatcatcaccatcatcacCATTCAACATCAGAAATGGCGCCGAGTGCACACGAAGAAGGAATGGCAAGGCATCCTACAAAAAGGCTCAGGCACACTGCGAA TGCTAGGCGGTACACAAAGTCAGAAGATGTGTCCAGCGCCtcatcattttcacaaaaaagaTGCATTTCGTGGTTCAGGGAGTACACGATGCCAGATGATCCAGATATGCTAGGTCCAGAAgggatggaaaaattttgtgaagaTATTGGTGTCGAGCCCGAGAATGTGGTGATGCTTGTATTAGCCTACAAAATGAATGCTAGACAGATGGGCTTTTTTACGCTTAGCGAATGGATGAAAGGTCTTTCGGAGTTACAATGCGACTCAATAGCAAAAGTACAACAAAAGCTAGAACACCTAAGAAACTTGCTTAGTGAGGCGCAAACATTTAAGGGGATTTACAGATACGCTTATGACTTTGCTAGG GATAAAGATCAACGTAGTATGGATATGGAAACTGCGAAAGTAATGCTTCAGCTTCTGCTTGGAAAGCATTGGCCGCTTTTTGCTCAATTTGCTCAGTTTTTAGAACAGTCAAAGTACAAAGTTATCAACAAAGATCAGTGGTGCaacattttggaattttcacGCACCATCAGTCATGATCTTACAAATTACGATTTAGATGGAGCAT GGCCAGTAATGCTTGACGAGTTTGTCGAGTggttgaaaattcaacgagGTGAAGGTGTGACTTCCCTAGAATCGCGAGGTAGCTGA
- the SCCRO4 gene encoding DCN1-like protein 4 isoform X3 yields MPRSKRRAPSSTNHHHHHHSTSEMAPSAHEEGMARHPTKRLRHTANARRYTKSEDVSSASSFSQKRCISWFREYTMPDDPDMLGPEGMEKFCEDIGVEPENVVMLVLAYKMNARQMGFFTLSEWMKGLSELQCDSIAKVQQKLEHLRNLLSEAQTFKGIYRYAYDFARDKDQRSMDMETAKVMLQLLLGKHWPLFAQFAQFLEQSKYKVINKDQWCNILEFSRTISHDLTNYDLDGAWPVMLDEFVEWLKIQRGEGVTSLESRGS; encoded by the exons ATGCCTCGCAGTAAGCGGAGAGCGCCCTCCAGCACAaatcatcaccatcatcacCATTCAACATCAGAAATGGCGCCGAGTGCACACGAAGAAGGAATGGCAAGGCATCCTACAAAAAGGCTCAGGCACACTGCGAA TGCTAGGCGGTACACAAAGTCAGAAGATGTGTCCAGCGCCtcatcattttcacaaaaaagaTGCATTTCGTGGTTCAGGGAGTACACGATGCCAGATGATCCAGATATGCTAGGTCCAGAAgggatggaaaaattttgtgaagaTATTGGTGTCGAGCCCGAGAATGTGGTGATGCTTGTATTAGCCTACAAAATGAATGCTAGACAGATGGGCTTTTTTACGCTTAGCGAATGGATGAAAGGTCTTTCGGAGTTACAATGCGACTCAATAGCAAAAGTACAACAAAAGCTAGAACACCTAAGAAACTTGCTTAGTGAGGCGCAAACATTTAAGGGGATTTACAGATACGCTTATGACTTTGCTAGG GATAAAGATCAACGTAGTATGGATATGGAAACTGCGAAAGTAATGCTTCAGCTTCTGCTTGGAAAGCATTGGCCGCTTTTTGCTCAATTTGCTCAGTTTTTAGAACAGTCAAAGTACAAAGTTATCAACAAAGATCAGTGGTGCaacattttggaattttcacGCACCATCAGTCATGATCTTACAAATTACGATTTAGATGGAGCAT GGCCAGTAATGCTTGACGAGTTTGTCGAGTggttgaaaattcaacgagGTGAAGGTGTGACTTCCCTAGAATCGCGAGGTAGCTGA